The Gossypium hirsutum isolate 1008001.06 chromosome A03, Gossypium_hirsutum_v2.1, whole genome shotgun sequence genome contains the following window.
GTTGACGTGTCACATTATCATTTTCTAAATAGGCTATTACACAAGTATGTGGAGAAATTGCAAGAAGAGATTAAAAAAACACCTAGGGAGAGAAAACATATTaagaattgtaaaaaaaaaaataagcatattaagaaaatcttaaaatgaaaatgaagaatATTTTATCTAACCAATAAATGTTTAGTGCAatgacaatatatatattatagcttTGGAAGAGAATATAAGTCAAACATAAAGATaacatttttgaaaatgaaattaaaatttttaatcttcCTGAACAGtaatacaaacattcaaaacaCTTTCATTCAAGAAACACAATCAATTGAAGGGGAATAAGGTAAAAGGGCACTAGAAATCCAattacttgtacaaaaatttaaatCCCTAAACATTAAGTTAAAATCCCCCTTTTACAATAAAGGTCTATATATGAAGTTTTTGCATTCACTTTTTCTTCTTGGGGGAAGTCAATTCCCGAACCTCTAACTCTTGAACAAATGATGAATTTGCTTAGGTCAGTTTCTTGACTCCCAAACAAAAGTTCAACATGTCAAAGAGGCTCATGCAAGGTGCGTTCTTGACTTCTCCCCTCCTTTTCTATAATTCCAAGATCGAATTCCTCAACCCCATCGTTCTTAATCTTAATTTACCTTCCCTTTTTTACTCCTTAAGTTAGTCTCTGCATCATTCAAACACATTATAAATGTTAGATAGATAATCAAAATATTCAAATCcatggaaaagaaaagggtttatATTTGCATATACAAAACAATCAACAATTTTCTTTCTACAAGGCATTTGATGGTAAAATGTTTGTAAAAGCTTAAAAGTTTGTGTTACCATACCTAGCTAAGATAGCTACGATTTAAAGCTGCGGTAAGTTCATGCATTATCGCATGACAGAGATGCCTTTATCCTTTCAACGGTGCATGCAATCAAATTGTTTACTGTTGCAACGGATCCTAGAGAAAGTTTTGCCGTCGGCACAGAATCGACCAAAATCTGAAATGCAACAGTTAGAAGAGATCCACTAGACCCGCCGGAATCAGCCATTCCTACGTCAGTCACAGTCATTCCATCAGGCAGTATTGCGAAACCCGAGGGAAGAAGAGCAACATAGTCCGGATCCCCTCCATTTAGGACAACATTCATCGCAACAATATCAACAGGAGCATAGATCACAAAAGAGGCTGTTGGATCAGTGCAACTCTCTTGTAAAATCAGCATGTTGCTCTGGCTTGAATTTGCACTCTATacaaattcatttcatgcatgttATGAACAGCTACATTAAATTCGTAATTCAATCGGTTATTACGTTGGTAAACAGTACACACTTACATTTACTCTAAGTAGTGAAACACAATTGCCTGGATCCCGACCATTAGCAATGTGTGCCATTTCTTGTACAGCTCCGCCATTAGACAGAATATCCCACTGTGTTTAAGAGAAAACCAagtttatggttttgttttctaatatttaacGTAAATGCAAATGGAGTTGTTTAAAAGTTCAGTAGACAACCTCACTTCGAGAATGCTCATCTCTGAGGAAATCAAAAACCCTCTTAGGTGAAACGGGGAGCCAAAACGACGTTGCAGCACTAAGCACAATCCCTGGAGGTCTACCTGGATCATCTACACTCTTTCGGGTCATCACCCTTACATCATCAGCCCCAGTTCCCGATAATGTCGTCCACGTGTGTGCTGTAGAGGCACTAACTCCTCCACAGAAACTGATTACCATTCGCTCAGCTAGCTTCAGCATACTCTTTCTCCCATCTTGGTTTGTTATCACTAAGCAAATATATCGTCCAAACATAATTTAAGCATCGCATTCCAAAAAGTATATGTAAGGTAAAAGAGGAGTGttgtaatattaatatattataccCCCAACATCGCCGGTGGGAATGTTAGAAGCCATTAAACTTGCAAGCCTCTCACACTGTCGATCTAAAGTAGAAACCCATCGTCTTGCTCCGAAAGCATGGCCGGAGCTTACCAGTTGCTTGTACAGATTGTGAACACCTCCATCGTCCACTTCTACATGCTCAACCCATGTAACCTACATTTCATAATGGAGTAAAACAAATGCGATATGCAGACTATAAAGCATCTGAGAATGGGTAGTTTACCTTCGAGTAGCCATTGGGCATTTCTTGAATTATGCAACCAGATGGTCTTCTTCTGCATCTCACAGTGGGACTGGGGCGTATAGTATCCAAAGAAACATCAACTACAGCCCAAGTTCCCTCTGCATGCTGTTTGCAGTATCTTACATAATAACTCTCACGAGTGGGAACAAGAGGTGAAAGAACTTGAAATTCAGCTGTCATCTGAGGATATAAAtagcataaaaaaattttaatcggTATAGTCATCAAAACAATTTATCGATTTAAACATAGAAATCCACATTACCACTTGAAGGGCTCCATTATAATTCCCTGCTACTCCTGTTGAGAGAACATCCAAAGTTGAAGCCTTCGAAATTATTCCCGAAAACACAGTTGACCACTGGTTCTGAGTTTGGAAACAAAATCCCAAagattagtgttttttttttttttgcttgcaGAGGCTTGTTCGATTTTTCGggtatatatattgattataaaAGCTTACCACATCCATGAGAATCTCAACAAGGTTAATGTGGTTCGTGATAACAACAGTAGTTTCTTTTGAAGCTTCGCATTTAAAGCCAGTAGGTTTTGGCCCAATTCCGCTAGGAAAAGTCCTAATATACTCTTCTTCATTCAGCATACAGGTGGTACCATCAAGACTGGTCATCCATAAAGGTTCCCCCATCTGAACCATTCTAACCAGTTCCTCCATAGCTGCCACCGCAAGCTCAATAATCATTGGCTTATCGGCCTCGGAAGGTGCACTAATAGACCTGAGAAGATCCCCAACACCATACATCTCCTCGGTGACAGGTTGTGAACCGAAATCAAATGGTCGAGGAAGCGCAGGAGATGAAAGTAGAGGAAAGTTCACCACTGGCTTGCCCACGTACTTTGCAGCTATTGCTGATATACGATCAATCTACATTGTTTCCATCCAAACGTTAGAAAACTACAAAAACAAATACTATGAACGTTGTAAAAATATAATCGGATACCTCTTCCCTTAATCGAGAATTCTCAAGTCTGAGATGATGTTCATCAAATGACATTTGTCCAACAGCAGTTGGACCTCCACAATTTGGGCATGAAGCAGTGCTCAAAGCTTCCCTATATCGCATGTTGTCAGCCCTTAGCTTCTCGATCTCAGCTCGCAGCTGTGTGTTTTCGTGACGCTCATGCTGAGTCTGTACAAGAAAACCATTGATGTTTAAACAAAAATGAGCAAAGCTTAGCAAGGTTAGTTCCCATTGACATTTTACTATAAATATAGTTATACCTTCATTTGTGTGCGCTTATTTTGGAACCAGAATTTGACTTGCAACGGTTCTAACCCTAACTCACGCCCAAGCTCCTTCCTTTGCTTGTCATCTGGGTGTGGACACTCTttgaaaaatctataaaacaaggaacaaaattttcaaagaaagaaGAAGCTTTTTAGcatatattgaataaattaacgagttaaattaaaaatgtttttagcTTACGCCTCCATTTCTTGGATCTGATGCTGGGTATGGCGATGATAACGCTTCTTTTTGTTGGGACGAGGATCTTGATCGTCTCCAGAGCCACCTAATTCATGATTTTCGCTACCAGATTTGTTTGTACTGTCGAATTCTTCGTCTCTCATTCGAGCAATTTCACTTTCAGAAGCGTTTTGGGTCATCTCAAGAGGGTGGAGTTGACCTTCCATCATGTTGTTAGGCTGCTGGAACATTATCTAACAGATCTTTAAGAGTCCGAACCTTATGGTTTTTCAATCTAACATTCATAATCGAAAAAGAAAATCCCACtcaaaaaactaaaataaaaatcccATCTCCCacatatggaaaaaaaaaaacgaaGGTTGTTCAGGGGGAAAAAAATGGTAAGCAAAAGGCAAAATCAAATTAGATTTGAGTGTACAGATTTATATATGATAAGTAGACTGAATTTATATGCGACAAACGCATGTTTTGGCAGTAATTTGACTGAGGAAGAATCAGGGGAGCTAGATTCATGGGCGAAAAAAGGGTTTACGCGTTTCTCAAATACCGAGAAGGATTTTGCTTGGAATAGCAAAATATGACCAAAATCACTTTGAAAAACACATTTTCTTGAGTTCCAAACAGTGGAAAAGGAGAGACAGATTTATTTTTTCAAGTACTGTAATGGGGAGAAAAGATAATACGAGGAAATACCCATTAATCTGTTAAGGCTTAAAATATCGAAAAAGGGGAAAATCTGAAGAGATTAAGCACAAAAAATGACAACTGCAAAGACTAAGAAGAATCCCTTAGAAATCAGAGATTTGAAACGGTAGGCGATGGATGAGAGAGAAAAATATTTAGTTCTAAGTTCTAACCTGACCAAGTGCAAGTCCTGAGGATGTTCCATATCCACTAACGCTCCCGTTTCCGGTGATCATCGACGGCATGTTTCTTGCCGGGATCATTACTCCGGCTGGCATGATGTTTCAGAATCCCAAAAGCCCTATCCAATATTTGTTCATATATCAATGTGTTCTTCCTTTTAGCAGCTGAAAAGGTTCTCGTCCCTTCAGCTTATATTATAGTATATTTATCCTTATAGAATATCTGATTCTTACGTGCCAATGTAGGAGCAGGAGAGAATCTATAGAAGAAGAATGTTGAAATGTTGACGATTTTGAAAAAATCCTCTCATATGTAACGTTCCAACCAAGATCACGGAGAATCCAACTATGCCTTCTTTGTCAGTCTCCAAACCAACTCTCTTTCCTTTTCCGTTCGTCGGCTATGTCTGCATCATTTcagaataaataaatacaaaacgTAAGATGAAGAAAAACATAAGGGAATTTTGAGCTTATCAAGGCCAAAAAAAGAGACTGAAACACTGTAGACAAAACTTGGTTGCATATAAATTTTAGACCTAATAAAGTAGATCCCTCGAAAAGCCACAGGGAAAGGAGGAGATACGGATCTGCTTCTAGCCCTCGTTACCTGTAACTAATGGTTTTCCTGCGAAAGCAGCCTTTACCGTTTGAGCTATAAAGGTATATATAAGAAGTAGGTTTTAAGGGGCGTAGG
Protein-coding sequences here:
- the LOC107887397 gene encoding homeobox-leucine zipper protein HDG2 isoform X3, which encodes MPAGVMIPARNMPSMITGNGSVSGYGTSSGLALGQQPNNMMEGQLHPLEMTQNASESEIARMRDEEFDSTNKSGSENHELGGSGDDQDPRPNKKKRYHRHTQHQIQEMEAFFKECPHPDDKQRKELGRELGLEPLQVKFWFQNKRTQMKTQHERHENTQLRAEIEKLRADNMRYREALSTASCPNCGGPTAVGQMSFDEHHLRLENSRLREEIDRISAIAAKYVGKPVVNFPLLSSPALPRPFDFGSQPVTEEMYGVGDLLRSISAPSEADKPMIIELAVAAMEELVRMVQMGEPLWMTSLDGTTCMLNEEEYIRTFPSGIGPKPTGFKCEASKETTVVITNHINLVEILMDVNQWSTVFSGIISKASTLDVLSTGVAGNYNGALQVMTAEFQVLSPLVPTRESYYVRYCKQHAEGTWAVVDVSLDTIRPSPTVRCRRRPSGCIIQEMPNGYSKVTWVEHVEVDDGGVHNLYKQLVSSGHAFGARRWVSTLDRQCERLASLMASNIPTGDVGVITNQDGRKSMLKLAERMVISFCGGVSASTAHTWTTLSGTGADDVRVMTRKSVDDPGRPPGIVLSAATSFWLPVSPKRVFDFLRDEHSRSEWDILSNGGAVQEMAHIANGRDPGNCVSLLRVNSANSSQSNMLILQESCTDPTASFVIYAPVDIVAMNVVLNGGDPDYVALLPSGFAILPDGMTVTDVGMADSGGSSGSLLTVAFQILVDSVPTAKLSLGSVATVNNLIACTVERIKASLSCDNA
- the LOC107887397 gene encoding homeobox-leucine zipper protein HDG2 isoform X1 — encoded protein: MPAGVMIPARNMPSMITGNGSVSGYGTSSGLALGQIMFQQPNNMMEGQLHPLEMTQNASESEIARMRDEEFDSTNKSGSENHELGGSGDDQDPRPNKKKRYHRHTQHQIQEMEAFFKECPHPDDKQRKELGRELGLEPLQVKFWFQNKRTQMKTQHERHENTQLRAEIEKLRADNMRYREALSTASCPNCGGPTAVGQMSFDEHHLRLENSRLREEIDRISAIAAKYVGKPVVNFPLLSSPALPRPFDFGSQPVTEEMYGVGDLLRSISAPSEADKPMIIELAVAAMEELVRMVQMGEPLWMTSLDGTTCMLNEEEYIRTFPSGIGPKPTGFKCEASKETTVVITNHINLVEILMDVNQWSTVFSGIISKASTLDVLSTGVAGNYNGALQVMTAEFQVLSPLVPTRESYYVRYCKQHAEGTWAVVDVSLDTIRPSPTVRCRRRPSGCIIQEMPNGYSKVTWVEHVEVDDGGVHNLYKQLVSSGHAFGARRWVSTLDRQCERLASLMASNIPTGDVGVITNQDGRKSMLKLAERMVISFCGGVSASTAHTWTTLSGTGADDVRVMTRKSVDDPGRPPGIVLSAATSFWLPVSPKRVFDFLRDEHSRSEWDILSNGGAVQEMAHIANGRDPGNCVSLLRVNSANSSQSNMLILQESCTDPTASFVIYAPVDIVAMNVVLNGGDPDYVALLPSGFAILPDGMTVTDVGMADSGGSSGSLLTVAFQILVDSVPTAKLSLGSVATVNNLIACTVERIKASLSCDNA
- the LOC107887397 gene encoding homeobox-leucine zipper protein HDG2 isoform X2 yields the protein MPAGVMIPARNMPSMITGNGSVSGYGTSSGLALGQPNNMMEGQLHPLEMTQNASESEIARMRDEEFDSTNKSGSENHELGGSGDDQDPRPNKKKRYHRHTQHQIQEMEAFFKECPHPDDKQRKELGRELGLEPLQVKFWFQNKRTQMKTQHERHENTQLRAEIEKLRADNMRYREALSTASCPNCGGPTAVGQMSFDEHHLRLENSRLREEIDRISAIAAKYVGKPVVNFPLLSSPALPRPFDFGSQPVTEEMYGVGDLLRSISAPSEADKPMIIELAVAAMEELVRMVQMGEPLWMTSLDGTTCMLNEEEYIRTFPSGIGPKPTGFKCEASKETTVVITNHINLVEILMDVNQWSTVFSGIISKASTLDVLSTGVAGNYNGALQVMTAEFQVLSPLVPTRESYYVRYCKQHAEGTWAVVDVSLDTIRPSPTVRCRRRPSGCIIQEMPNGYSKVTWVEHVEVDDGGVHNLYKQLVSSGHAFGARRWVSTLDRQCERLASLMASNIPTGDVGVITNQDGRKSMLKLAERMVISFCGGVSASTAHTWTTLSGTGADDVRVMTRKSVDDPGRPPGIVLSAATSFWLPVSPKRVFDFLRDEHSRSEWDILSNGGAVQEMAHIANGRDPGNCVSLLRVNSANSSQSNMLILQESCTDPTASFVIYAPVDIVAMNVVLNGGDPDYVALLPSGFAILPDGMTVTDVGMADSGGSSGSLLTVAFQILVDSVPTAKLSLGSVATVNNLIACTVERIKASLSCDNA